From the genome of Argentina anserina chromosome 4, drPotAnse1.1, whole genome shotgun sequence, one region includes:
- the LOC126791496 gene encoding DNA polymerase I B, chloroplastic/mitochondrial-like yields the protein MAMGLSSFQTTSSHLRPCPSYFSLLRASSSSSSRSLWTPSVSRRVLDCKPEVYVGRLRGVEAAKSYNTLISEAKSSDSRYEWRAAVTRLRKEKQEVEKSYRSKMYSEGNVKTIAPEKVDSSNCEVGEVTLYEACDEGSNADRVNGYADDTPDVVASVRLDNLKVEKVNGYAHDGPRPRVVMPHKSGKEIQSKGSLLGKTSKVTKGIASGPSKDKASNVINKEKSNVKISDSKDATPVDRKEDLRGTLNRIYEKVLIVNSVSKAKEVVRMLRSEYKNLIHACDTEVAEIDVKKETPVDHGQIICFSIYSGPDVDFGDGKSCIWVDVLDGGGKEILLEFASFFEDPSIKKVWHNYSFDNHVIENYGFKVSGFHADTMHMARLWDSSRRLNGGYSLEALSRDPKVMSGAQSFEENDLIGKVSMKTIFGRKKVKKDGTDGKITILDPVEVLQREERTPWICYSALDAISTLKLYESMKNQLSHRQWEIDGKPAPGTMFDFYEKYWRPFGELLVQMETEGMLVDRGYLAVIEKLAKSEQEVAVNRFRKWASSFCPDAKYMNVGSDVQLRQLLFGGTTNSKDSNQALPNERTFRVPNTDTEIVEGKNIAPKFRNVTLHTVDAHLPTEIYTATGWPSVSGDALKILAGKISSEYDFMDHAADIGDGDSCETVTDEYLEKEEITSATIDRSDYGTALHAFKSEEEGKEACQAIAALCQVCSIDSLISNFILPLQGSNIAGKNRRIHCSLNINTETGRLSARRPNLQNQPALEKDRYKIRQAFVAAPGNSLIVADYGQLELRILAHLSNCKSMLDAFKAGGDFHSRTAMNMYQHIREAVENEEVLLEWDPQPGQEKPPVPMLKDTYGSERRKAKMLNFSIAYGKTPVGLSRDWKVSVQDAEKTVELWYKERKEVRNWQEERKKEAKEFRCVRTLLGRARWFPSITRASRAQRGHIERAAINTPVQGSAADVAMCAMLEISNNEHLKDLGWRLLLQVHDEVILEGPSESAEVAKAIVVDCMSKPFDGKNILNVDLAVDAKCAQNWYAAK from the exons ATGGCTATGGGGTTATCCTCCTTCCAGACTACCAGCAGCCATTTGAGGCCTTGCCCTTCTTACTTCTCTTTATTAcgggcttcttcttcttcttcttctaggtCCCTTTGGACTCCTTCTGTTTCAAG GCGAGTTTTAGATTGCAAGCCAGAGGTTTATGTGGGGCGCCTCAGGGGTGTAGAGGCCGCCAAATCATATAATACTTTGATCTCTGAAGCAAAGTCCAGTGACTCTAGATATGAGTGGAGAGCTGCAGTCACTCGCCTGCGGAAAGAAAAACAGGAAGTGGAAAAGTCTTACAGAAGCAAGATGTACTCTGAAGGAAATGTTAAAACGATTGCTCCTGAAAAAGTTGATAGCAGTAACTGTGAGGTGGGGGAGGTAACTTTGTATGAGGCATGTGATGAGGGTAGCAATGCGGACAGAGTAAATGGTTATGCAGATGATACTCCAGATGTAGTAGCTTCTGTACGACTTGATAATCTTAAAGTGGAAAAGGTGAACGGTTATGCACATGATGGTCCAAGACCACGAGTGGTCATGCCACACAAATCTGGGAAGGAAATTCAGTCCAAGGGGTCATTATTAGGAAAGACCTCAAAGGTCACTAAAGGGATCGCTTCTGGACCTAGTAAAGATAAAGCTAGTAATGTGATCAACAAGGAAAAATCCAATGTCAAGATTTCTGATTCTAAAGATGCTACTCCCGTAGATAGAAAGGAAGATCTTCGCGGAACGCTTAATAGAATTTACGAAAAAGTTCTTATTGTCAATAGTGTCTCTAAAGCAAAGGAAGTCGTAAGGATGCTTAGAAGTGAATACAAGAATCTTATTCATGCCTGTGACACAGAG GTGGCCGAGATAGATGTTAAGAAAGAAACACCGGTTGATCATGGACAAATAATATGCTTCAGTATATATTCTGGACCAGATGTGGATTTTGGAGATGGGAAGTCCTGCATCTGGGTGGATGTTCTTGATGGTGGCGGCAAAGAAATTCTACTTGAATTTGCTTCCTTTTTTGAAGATCCCTCTATTAAAAAG GTTTGGCACAATTACAGCTTTGATAACCATGTAATTGAGAACTATGGGTTTAAGGTTTCTGGCTTCCATGCGGACACCATGCACATGGCCCGCTTGTGGGATTCCTCCAGGCGGTTAAATGGTGGTTACTCTCTTGAAGCTCTATCACGTGACCCGAAGGTCATGTCTGGGGCACAATCGTTTGAGGAGAATGACTTGATTGGGAAGGTGTCAATGAAGACAATATTTGGCAGAAAGAAAGTGAAAAAAGATGGCACTGATGGGAAAATAACAATTCTTGACCCAGTTGAAGTGCTACAAAGAGAGGAGCGAACACCATGGATTTGTTATTCTGCGTTAGATGCTATAAGCACACTAAAGCTTTATGAGAGTATGAAAAATCAACTCTCCCATAGGCAGTGGGAAATTGATGGAAAACCGGCTCCTGGAaccatgtttgatttctatGAAAAATACTGGCGACCATTTGGTGAGCTCTTAGTTCAGATGGAAACTGAGGGAATGCTGGTTGATCGAGGATATCTTGCTGTAATTGAGAAGTTGGCCAAATCAGAACAAGAGGTTGCTGTAAATAGATTTCGCAAGTGGGCTTCCAGCTTCTGCCCGGATGCCAAGTATATGAATGTGGGGAGTGATGTTCAACTACGCCAGCTTTTGTTTGGTGGGACTACGAACAG CAAGGACTCCAATCAGGCTCTTCCAAATGAGAGGACTTTTAGAGTTCCAAACACTGATACAGAGATTGTAGAAGGCAAAAATATAGCTCCAAAATTTCGCAATGTCACTCTGCACACCGTTGATGCCCATCTGCCGACTGAGATTTACACAGCAACTGGTTGGCCTTCAGTTAGTGGAGATGCTTTGAAGATTTTAGCTGGCAAGATCTCTTCAGAGTATGATTTTATGGATCATGCTGCTGATATTGGTGATGGAGATTCTTGTGAGACAGTGACTGATGAATATTTGGAAAAGGAAGAGATTACGTCCGCAACTATTGATAGGTCTGATTATGGAACAGCTTTGCACGCATTCAAGTCAGAGGAGGAGGGGAAGGAAGCTTGCCAAGCCATTGCGGCATTATGTCAAGTTTGCTCTATTGATTCATTGATATCCAACTTCATCCTCCCTTTGCAG GGCAGTAATATAGCTGGCAAGAACAGACGGATTCATTGTTCACTGAATATTAACACGGAAACTGGGCGATTATCTGCTAGAAGACCAAATTTGCAG AATCAGCCAGCTCTTGAAAAGGACCGCTATAAGATCCGCCAGGCATTTGTAGCTGCACCTGGAAATTCTCTAATTGTTGCTGACTATGGGCAG CTGGAACTGAGGATTCTCGCTCATCTTTCTAACTGTAAGAGCATGTTGGATGCCTTCAAAGCTGGTGGAGATTTCCATTCAAGGACTGCAATGAACATGTACCAGCATATTCGTGAAGCTGTTGAGAATGAGGAAGTACTACTCGAGTGGGATCCTCAACCTGGTCAAGAAAAACCTCCAGTTCCAATGTTGAAG GATACATATGGATCTGAGAGAAGGAAAGCTAAAATGCTCAACTTTTCCATTGCATATGGGAAAACTCCAGTTGGGCTTTCCCGGGATTGGAAG GTATCTGTCCAGGATGCAGAGAAAACAGTTGAACTCTGgtacaaagaaagaaaagaagtgaGAAACTGGCAAGAAGAACGTAAAAAAGAAGCTAAAGAATTCAGGTGCGTTCGAACATTGCTAGGACGGGCACGCTGGTTTCCCTCAATAACTCGTGCTAGCCGTGCTCAAAGAGGACATATTGAAAGGGCTGCTATTAATACTCCAGTCCAG GGTAGTGCTGCTGATGTTGCCATGTGTGCCATGTTAGAAATCTCCAATAATGAGCATTTGAAAGATCTTGGGTGGAGGCTGCTTTTACAG GTTCATGATGAAGTCATCTTAGAAGGGCCATCGGAATCAGCGGAGGTTGCAAAGGCCATAGTTGTTGACTGCATGTCAAAGCCCTTCGATGGCAAGAACATCCTCAATGTCGACCTCGCTGTTGATGCCAAGTGTGCACAGAACTGGTATGCTGCCAAGTAG
- the LOC126792179 gene encoding uncharacterized protein LOC126792179, which yields MSIEDVKKRVDKFDGNDYSIWRSQIEDYLSMKKLAKTSSGKLPKEMKEEVSVFSPLESKELREVEAKLEKEQMGLYDYKVGRNTVRTNVWRKKFMKSVSEVEHEAFLVLVVQLSKGTQIALAPAILAHIDRNLSLLKRTIVDSSKLNDRDHVVKLVLKSQFQSVQVWMWEIFLELRANHNVINYTEPRLARWHKVDGLNVKDLRRVLDLDGEGFMWRPYAMAINIPKYYVEKEEWALVGPTLDDELLEFVMSLRVTKIVGFGTKQQYFPHRVAMQFGYDQDILDFVALLNSNFNDTWN from the exons ATGAGCATAGAAGACGTTAAGAAGAGGGTCGACAAGTTCGACGGCAATGACTACAGTATATGGAGGTCACAAATCGAGGATTACCTGAGTATGAAGAAGCTTGCGAAGACTTCAAGCGGCAAGCTCCCAAAAGAGATGAAGGAAGAA GTCTCTGTTTTTAGCCCTCTTGAAAGCAAAGAGTTGAGAGAAGTAGAAGCCAAGCTTGAGAAAGAGCAGATGGGACTTTACGATTACAAAGTTGGTCGTAATACTGTTCGCACAAATGTATGGAGGAAGAAATTTATGAAGAGTGTGAGTGAAGTGGAGCATGAAGCATTCCTTGTTCTGGTTGTTCAGCTAT CTAAGGGTACCCAGATTGCGCTTGCCCCTGCCATTCTTGCACACATTGATAGAAATTTGAGTCTGCTCAAAAGGACAATTGTAGATTCATCTAAATTGAATGACAGGGATCATGTTGTGAAACTTGTGCTCAAGTCGCAATTTCAATCAGTACAGGTTTGGATGTGGGAAATATTTCTGGAACTTAGGGCAAATCATAATGTGATTAACTATACGGAGCCTAGATTGGCTAGATGGCATAAAGTAGATGGACTCAATGTTAAAGATCTAAGGAGGGTTTTAGACTTGGATGGAGAAGGTTTCATGTGGCGTCCTTATGCTATGGCCATTAACATTCCAAAGTACTATGTTGAAAAGGAAGAGTGGGCCTTAGTTGGTCCAACCTTGGATGACGAACTACTGGAATTTGTTATGTCTTTGAGGGTGACTAAGATAGTTGGATTTGGTACTAAACAACAATACTTTCCACATAGAGTGGCTATGCAGTTTGGATATGATCAAGACATCCTGGATTTTGTTGCTCTATTGAATTCCAATTTTAATGATACGTGGAATTAG